Within Butyrivibrio fibrisolvens, the genomic segment GGCCACTATTGGTCTTAACATTGGCTATGTGGTAAAAAGCCGAGTCTAAAGCATAAGTCTGAAGACCCATGAGGGCATTGGAATACCCCTGTGCATAGTAAGATGTATAAGTGTGGTTTATAGAATAATCCGGAGTATAAGAAGTGGCAAAAACATCATAATTTACAGATGAACCAGACAGTTTATGGGCTTTGCCTGCGTATGCAGTTATGGATGTCGGTGTGTGGAAAAATGCTGATAAAATACAAACTGTTACGAATGGAACAAGCAAGCCTCTTTTCATAATACTACCCCTTTCTAGAATGACGCTGATCCGTTTAAAAGAATTCCCTTCAGCGTGTACATAAAATATCGGCCATGCGTGGTAGTGGGTGAATAGAAAAAAATCTACAAAATAGGAAAAATTATTTTGTTGTTTTTTCTCTATTGACTTTATACTTATATTTTATCATATGAGGTAGATATAGGCTATATGAAAAAAGGAATGGTTAGAAACGAGATATAGTCAAAAAACAGGCAGGTTCATAATGGGTAAACCAAGGAATGATCAATATCAATATAAAAGTAATAATGGAAGATGGGTATCTATAAAAGATAAAGGTAGTATACCAAAAGAAAACCCTGCAGATGGGAGGGCTGCAGGGTTAAAAGAGGACTATGGAAGGAAAGGGTTATTTGGGGGAGGAGTCCTTCCATTGCTACTACATATATCGACACCTCTTTATAAAACTTAACCCCAAATATCAAAAAAAAATTAATTTTTTTCATCCATATGTCTCATGCGCCATATAGCGCTTCCTTCAAGAGACGGAATGTCATGATCTTTGCGAAGTACCGTTACATATGACGGAAGAGTGACTCCACAGCGATATAAAAATTCAATCCAGTGATTTATATCAGGAGGAAGTGCTCTGAATCTTGTATCCGTTTGGAATTTCATATCTCCTGAGAGCTGAATGCAGCTTGCAAAGGAACAGATCATCGTCAGTTCATCGATTGTAAGGTAGTTAAGCTCTGATTTATTATACCTGGCCATAAGAGCCTTAATTATATGTCCACCTGACATGACGTTGGCCTGTTCTATATATGACCAGTCAAGAAGATAGACCTTTTGGAAATTGATTGGATTATCATTGACTTTGATTTCGTCAACCATTGTTCCTGAATCGGTTATTTCTATAGGCCTTGCGCAGGAAGGGCATAATATCCTTCCGACTATTTGGTGGCGAGAACCTTTATTGATATAAAAGTGAGGGAAAAAGTGTCCGCATCCATCGCAGTAAAGCGGGAAAAGTGTAATGTCAAGTTTCATAGAAAGCACTTCGTCTGTCTTGACTAGCTGGATCCTGTTGGGGAATCCGCCACGTGTGCCCGGTATGTAGTAATCAAGTGCCATTTATACAATGCATCTCCTTGTTGTTTTTTTGAAGAAAAAATATCACAATAGTATTTTAATTTTAACATAAATATAAAAGTATAGCTTGCGTGCCTGACTTTTTTTCGATATTTATCGCCATGACTTTCTGGTGAGATTATGTTGTTCACAATTTTGTAATGAATTTTGAGGCAAACTAATGTAAAATATTATCTGAGGGTGAAAAAATTCAGGGAGATTACACAAATTGGGGACTGATAACAGAGATAATATTCATATCAATTCTAAGAATAAAAATAATTATGCCAATGAGTCTTTGCTCAAGCAAGAGATGGATTCGATCTTAAAATATGAAACAGATGAAGAAGAAGTGATCGATGAAGAAGAGCTAAGACTTGAGGAAGAGCATTTTAAAGAATATCAGGCTAGGATTACTAAAAGAATAAACGAGATGAAAGAAGAGCATGACAGGCAGATCTTTCATCGCAATATGATAAAAGCCGGCGCGGCTGTTTTGGCAGTTGTCGTTGTAGGTGTTGTAGCTTTCAATATGATAGGAACCCGCATTCTGGCTCCAAGATCTGTTGATGAAGCTGCAGCGGCTGAGTATTCTTCTGGGGAGACACAGGATGTAGCTACTAATGCCAGTACTCAGACAGCATCAGCAGCAGAAGCATCTACAGAACCTCCAGTTATTGAGGAGAAATACGTGGCCGTTGAGACCGCTGATACGCGGGAATTTGGTCCTGAGATTGTAAGTACCTGCGGCATTTTGATGAATGCCGATTCACTTGAAATTGTATCTGAAAGAAATGCATATGCTAAGATGTATCCTGCATCTATGACCAAAGTCCTCACCCTCCTGGTTGCTGCAGAGAATCTTACACAGGAGCAGCTTGAAGATACATTTGAAATCACTATAGAAATTACAGATTTTAGTTACTCTCACGGCTGCAGCGCCGCGGGTTTTGATGTCGGCGAAGTTGTCAAGGTCAAGGACCTTTTATATGCGCTGATCCTTCCTTCAGGAGCTGATGGAGCTCTAGGACTTGCGTACTATATAGCCGGTTCACAGGAAGCATTTGTTGACATGATGAATGCCAAGCTCGAAGATCTGGGACTAGCTGACACAGCTCACTTTACTAATTGTATAGGTATTTATGATGATGATCATTATTGCACCGCTTATGATATGGCTATAATAATGCGTGCGGCTATGGACAATGAACTGTGCAAAGAGATATTGTCGACACATTATTATGTTACAGGCGGTACCGAGCAACATCCTGATGGGATTGAGCTTTCCAACTGGTTTTTGCGAAGGATCGAAGATAATGATGAAGGAATAAATGTAGTATGTGGTAAGACAGGTTTTGTAAATCAGTCCGGAAGCTGCGCAGTAAGCTATGCAGAGAGTGAAAACGGTGAACCATATATTCTTTGTACAGGCAATTCCAGCAGCTCCTGGCAGTGTATAGGTGATCAGACCATTCTGTATGCAGATGCTATGCAGGATGATAATATGACAGGTTATTCCGTATCAGCAGCGGAGTCGAATTCAGGAGGAATAGATGAAGAGTGACAACTTGGTCTGTTTTTATCGTGAGAACGATGCATATGGAGAACTAAGTAATTGGATCAATGCTCCTTTTAAATACGCAGGTATTCAATATCAGTCATCACTTCAATTTATCATGCTACATAAAGTTATGATGTTCGGACAGCGTCAGATAGGTCAGAAGATCATGCAGGAGACATCTCCGGAAGAGATCAAGAAACTGGCTACCAAATTCGAAGGCTACAGAGATATGCTTTGGGATGTTACCTGTGAAGGAGTTGCCTACAGAGGAATCAGAGCCAAATTTCAGCAGAACCCTCAAATGGCGGAGAAGCTTCTTGCTACAGGTAATAAGGTCATAGCTTTTTGTTCACCACTTGATCAAAGCTGGGGAACAGGTATATCGCTAAGTCAGCCGGATGCTTATGAACCTGCCAAATGGAAAGGCAGGAACAGGCTTGGCAGAGTCCTTATGGATGTAAGATCCTGGCTAAGGCTGAGTGTTCTGGCTACAGGAGGAATCCTTCCTTACATCGATATCAAAGAAGGTACTACGATTCCGGAATTTAGGATGACTCCGGGTGAACTTCAGATGATACCTGATTTTACCAGAGCTATTCAGACTTATATTCTGTCACTGCCTGACCAGCATGCCAAGGATACATGTCTTTGGTCTTTTGAGATGGGAAGACTTGATGCCAATATTGCATCTCTTCCTAGGGTGGGATTACTTGAAATGAAGCAGGAAGTCTTTGATAATGCAAGACTTAGATCTATAGTAGAGCAAAAAACACGTCCTGCGGGCGAAGAGATTTTGCCGGAATAAAAACTATTACGGGGAGGACTGGCTTATGGTTACAGAAAGAAAACGTGAGATCATCGAAAAATATGAGGTGCTTCTGGATAAGGCGCTAAAAGAAGATCCTGAGAAAGGACATGACAGCTGCTATCACGATTTCAAAAAAGAATGCAGTGATAACGGTTATGTTGGAGAACTTCAGCAGCAGATGTGGCAGTCCATTGTTAAACGTGTAGGTATAAATAACAGAAAAAAATGACTTCCAGTTCTATAAGAAAGGGGCCACACAGAGGCTTTTAGAAAACCTCTTTGCGGCCTTTATTTTTTAGAGAAAATAATGGAATAAAATTCTACCTAAATGCATTCTGTCGTGTAAAAAGTGTATTCTGTCGGAAAAATATTGCGAACTTGAAAATGGATGATAGTATATAAATATCTCCGGAACACATATTTCTTTTTACATGATGTGGTAGAATAATCATATTACGCTAAGGATAACCGGAGGAGACAGCATGAGAATTCAAAAGATCAGACTGATTTCAAAAAAGCTCGGGCAGTATTCATCTGCACTTAGAGAAGAGTCAGAACAAAAGCTCACAATTTCTAATTCGGGAAGATTGTGGTTTACAGCCTATTCCGGAAGAGATGATGAGGATCAGGATTATTCTGCTGTAAGAAAACTTGGTGCAAGTATTGGAAAAGAACTTGCGGTAGAAATTCTGGAATATGTTAATGACGTATTCTACGGAAGAAAAGAAGGTAAATATATCTCAGATGACAGCGGAAGTTTTGAACTTATAATTACAGACACCAAGGGCAACAATTATATATACGGCGGCGAGCTTTCCAGAAACGCAGACAGGATAATCTCAAATCTGTCTGTTAAGTTAAGAGAACTTATTCCTATCGATAATCTCTTCCTTTTTGATGGAGGTGAGCTGCAGCCGGGTGAGAAGACTAGCGTCCGTTATTGTTATTGCAGCGTAGAACCTAAAGGCATGACAACCAATTATTTTTATATCAGCGATTTTGGACTTCTTCAGTCCGGATCTTTTGTAGAAATACCTTTTGGTAAAAAGAACACTATCATGAAAGGCACAGTTATAAGCAGTAATTATTTCGAAGGTGAAGATGTTCCTTTTGCGGTAGAGCTAACCAAGCATATCATTAGAGAAATAAGTCAGGATGAGTTTGAAAATACTGATGAACTCAATGATAATCTATCAAGAGAAGATCAGGACGATCTTGATGAGGTTGAAGAACTTATCGAGAATGAGAATTACGATGGAATGTATCAATGGGCATTTGAGCATCATGAGCGCGACGATGTTCAGCAGATCATGGCCAAGGTAGTTCAGTGTTACGAAGAATGTGTCAGACAGAATATGCCAGTTGCAGCTCTTAATCTTGGTACGTTATATTATGAAGGACGCTATGTCAGACAGGATTATCAGAAGGCGTTTGAACTTTATAAGATAGCTGCCGATGCCGGTGAGCCAAGGGCGATCAGCAATCTTGGATATTGCTATTATTATGGAAGACATCAGGAAGTTGATTATGAGAAGGCATATGAATATTTTCTCAAGGGAGCACTTCTTTTTGATGATGCCAATTGCCTTTTTAAACTTGGAGATATGTATCTTCAGGGATATCATGTTGAGAAGAATGAAAGATATGCATACCTTATGTATGAACGCGCCATGTTTGAATGCTATGGCGATGACGGAAGACCTGATCCGATAATACCTGATATCATGCAGAAGATGGGACAATGTTATCTGTATGGAATCGGAATATCGCCGGATGTACCAAAAGCACTTACATTGCTTAATAATGCCTTAACAGGCTTTTATTATAGGAAAAAAGATGATCCGAATGCAGTACAGCTTATTGCTGAAACAAAAAAATGCATCGAAGATGCTGAAAAAATATTGGATTCGGAGGAGTAAAAAAGCGAGGGAAAGAGAATTATGTATTGTGGAAAATGCGGAAAGATAGTAGCTGATTCAGCTAAATTCTGCCCATATTGCGGTGAATTATTTAATAAAAACACAGAGCAGAACAAAACTGATAATCCTGGTACAAGTACTGAACAGGTGGCTGCCGGATCATATCAGGCTATGAATGCTGGGAATTCGAAAGTCACATATCAGGCGCAAAGCACTTATCAGGCAACAGGTTCCTATAATGCACAAAATTCATATAACACACAGAATTCTTATCAGTCACAGAATATGTACCAGAATCAGTACAATCAGGGCTATCAGCAGCCTGGTCCGCAGATGCAGGGTGGCTATGGACAGGAGCCTCCTAAGAAGAAAAAGAGTCATAAAGGACTTGTGATTGGTCTTGCCACTATACTCGTTTTGACAGGAGTAGGCGGAGCCGGTGGTTATAAATATCTTCAGAAGACTCACGAAGAAGCTTATCAGAAAGCTATAGAAGAAGCTAAACAGGCTTATGCAGATAAAGATTATGAAAAAGCAGTGAGCAGTTATCAGAGCGCACTTGATATTAAGGGTGAAGATGAAACTGCAAAGCTTGGACTTGATGAATCAAATGCAATGCTTAAGATAGATTCTGCTACAAAGAAGCTTGCAGGACTTTCTTCATATGATGCTACTGTTAATTATGAGATGAGTATCAATGTAGAAGATGCTACAGACGGAAGATCTTATAATCTTACACAGTCTTCTGAGATGACAGCATCCAACATAACAGGTGAAGATGGTAATACTATCGCCTATGTAACCGGAGATCTTATAACTTCTGCAGATGATAATGGCAATGAGAGTAATCAGTCTTATGAGATTTATATTACCAGAAGCGGCAGTGTTGAGACCAGTTACTCATATACAGAATCAACGGGATGGGGCGGTGAGCTCTCCACAGGTGCTACCGGCGGATCTTCTGTTGTACTTGGCGATATAGCTTCACTTTCTTATTCTTTTGACAAAGATAAAGAAAGCGACGATTACTATGTATTTACTGCTGCTAACGTAAATGCAGAAAAATGTTCATTTTTAACCAATTTCTGCAGCATAAGCGATAAGGCTACAGACGCAGGATCACAGAAGATGGATGTATCGCTCTATCTGAGCCGTGAGGATGGCAAGATATCCAAGATAGAGATATCATATCCTAATCTGTCCATGGCTGATGTTAATACTTACTACTGCAATTATAGTGGAAAGAGCCTTTCTATCTCACTTGAAAGGCTTACATACACAGTTAAGATAACAGAATGGGATTCTGATGAGACATTATCATTACCTTCAGATGCAGTAGATGCCCTTTCTATTGGCGGCGGTCTCCAGACAGCAGTAGCATTTTCTACTGAGCCAACAGAGTATCTTGGAATAAATATGGTTGATACAACTTTCAATGATGCAAGCTTCCAGGTACCTGCTTCATGGACCAAATATGATTCTACAAGCACAGCTCAGGATTATCTGCTCAATACTGATGGAACAGCTTATGTAAGTCTTGCTTACATTGATAAGTCATACTTCAGATCTAACTCTGACTCCAAAAACATGGAGGCTATTCTTGAGAGCATCACAGATGGTGTAGAAGTATCAGAACCTGTAGATGTTACAATTGATGGAGAGGATGCACTTAGATTTGGAATTACAGCTAGTGGCAGTAGTGCTTCTATCAATGGAGTTATATATGTAGTTCCTTGCGGAGACGGATATATGGTTATCGAGTACGTTATGTATAGCGGAGTCGAGAATATCTGGCAGAGTCAGTTCAATGCATTCATAGATAGTATTGATGTATAAGGGATAAAAGATATGATTCAGTTTCTGGCTGGAATATGTATCAAAGATCATAAGAATTATAACGATGCGAATGTGCGCCGTCAGTATGGTATACTGTGCGGCGCCTTTGGCGTTGTATTAAATATCATCCTTGTGGTGATCAAATCAGTAGCTGCCCTTATGGCAGGTTCTGTATCAATCCTGGCAGATGCAGCCAATAACTTATCTGATGCTCAGACATCCATAGTTACGATCATAGGCTTTAAACTTGCATCGCAAAAACCTGATAAGAAGCATCCTTTTGGTCATGGCAGAATAGAATATGTTGCAGGACTTATTGTCGCATTCTTTATATTCGGTATGGCGATAGAGCTTTTAAGGACATCTGTCAAAAAGATACTCGCTCCGGAGAGAACTGAATTTAACCTGGTCATAGCTGGTATACTGATTGTATCTATACTGATCAAGTTGTATATGTTTGTATATAATAAGGACCTTGGCAAAAAGATATCATCAGCTGTTCTTGTGAATAACGCAAAAGACAGCATATCTGATGTTGTATCTACCAGCGTGGTCCTTTTTTCATCATTTATAAGTAATGCTTTTGATATAAGTTTAGATGGCTATGCCGGAACTTTGGTTGCGTGTTTTATCTTCTATCAGGCGTTTGAAGCTACAAGAGATACGATATCTCCTTTGCTGGGAGAAGCTCCTTCTGAAGAAATGATAAAGAGTATAGAACAGGATGTTCTTCAATATGACAAGATTCTGGGAGTTCATGATATTGTCGTACATAATTATGGTCCCAGCATGACGATGATGTCTCTTCATGTCGAAATCTCTTCTGACGGAACTCTTCTTGAAGCTCATGATCTTGTGGATGAGATAGAGCAGTTTCTTAACAACAAGTATTCATGCAGCAGTGTCATACATGTTGATCCGGTTGATTTCCATAACGAGGAAGTCTGGCTTATGAGAGAGAAGATAGCCGGACGTATCAGAGCCCTTGGACCGGATATACAATTTCATGATTTTAGGATAATCCACCATGGCGTTCAGAAGATCATAGCATTTGACATAGTTGTGCCTTTTGATTATGACGCTTCAGATGACGAAGTCAGAGAATTTGCAAAGCGCAGCTGTATGGAGATGTATCCGGGATATGATACGGAAGTGACAGTTGACAAAGCAGAGATACTTCGCTGATCAAAGAGAGGCAAAGAGCAATACTATACAGTAAATATTTATTCTTGTAATAAATGCTTGTTCTGTCGTATTATATAAAATGCAAATATATTGAATTTTCATGTCTTGACCGATGAATAAGACAGAGATTTCATTTTAGTAGTTGTAAATAGATAATGGAGGTTTTATAAATGAGAGGTTCTAAACCAACACTTCTTTTGATTCTTGATGGCTTTGGTCTTAATGACAACCCTGAAGGTAACGCTATTGCCATGGCCAATACACCCAATCTTGACAGACTTATGAAAGAGTATCCCTATGTAAAAGGAAATGCCAGCGGACTTGCAGTTGGTCTTCCTGATGGACAGATGGGTAACTCTGAAGTAGGTCACATGAACATGGGCGCAGGCCGTATCGTATATCAGGAGCTTACAAGAATTACAAAGTCTATAGAAGATGGCGATTTCTTTGAGAATGAAGCACTTCTTGATGCTGTTAATAATTGCAAAGCCAATGACAGTGCACTTCACATGTTCGGTCTTGTATCCGATGGAGGCGTACACAGCCACATCACACACATCTACGGACTTCTTGAACTTGCTAAGAGAAATGGTCTTAAGAAAGTATATGTTCACTGCTTCCTTGACGGACGTGATACACCTCCGGAAAGCGGAATAGATTTCGTACAGCAGCTTGAAGATAAGATGAAGGAACTTGGAGTAGGTGAGATCGCATCTCTTTCAGGTCGTTACTATGCTATGGATAGAGATAACAACTATGATCGTGTTGTTATCGCATATGATGCACTTACAAAGGGCGAGGGCCAGAAGGCTTCAAGTGCTCACGAAGGAATGCAACAGTCCTATGACAATGGTAAGACTGATGAATTCGTAGTACCTACAGTAATCATGAAGGATGGTCAGCCTGTTGCAACTATCAAGGACAATGATTCTGTTGTATTCTTCAACTTCCGTCCTGACAGAGCAAGAGAGATGACACACTGCTTCTGCGATGATACATTTGATAAGTTCGATCGTGGCGCAAGACTTAATACCAAGTTTGTATGCTTCACAGATTATGATCCGCTTATTGCTAATAAAGAGATTGCATTCAAGAAAGTTCTCCTTACTAATACATTCGGAGAATGGCTTGCAAATAAGGGACTCAAGCAGGCTCGTATCGCCGAGACTGAGAAGTATGCTCACGTAACATTCTTCTTCAACGGCGGCGTAGAAGAGCCTAACCAGGGCGAGGACAGAGTACTTGTAAACAGCCCTAAGGATGTACCTACATATGATCTTAAGCCTCAGATGAGCGCACCTGAAGTTTGCGATAAGCTTCTTGATGCTATTAATTCTCAGAACTATGATGTTATCGTCTGCAACTTCGCTAACCCTGATATGGTAGGTCATACAGGTGTTATTCCTGCAGCAGTTAAGGCTGTAGAGACAGTTGATGAGTGCGTAGGCAAGATCTATGATGCTATTATCAAGACAGGTGGAACTATGTTCATCTGTGCTGATCATGGTAACGCTGATATGATGATCGATTATGAGACAGGAGAGCCATGGACAGCTCATACAACTAATCCTGTTCCGTTCATCCTTGTTAACTATGACCCTGCATATACACTTAGAGAGAATGGCTGTCTTGCAGACATCATTCCTACTCTTATAGAGTGCATGGGCGAGGAGCAGCCTGCAGAGATGACAGGTAAGAGCCTTCTTGTTAAGAAAGACTGATAGTATTTAAGCAACTGATAAGCCACACCGGGATAGCTATATTCCGGTGTGGCTATTTTGATGTCATAAGACCTGTTTTAAAATATTCGCTAAAGAAGTCAATTTTTAATAAATACTGAATTGACTTATGTATATATACTGCAACATAATAATTATCAGGTTGTTATAGAATTGTAAAAATTTAGAAAGAGGACAGTATGGAAGAAAAGAAAATACTTAAAAGAGAAGAAGTTCCGGTAGAATATACCTGGAATCTTGAAGACCTGTACAAAACACCTGCTGATTGGGATAAGGATTATGAAAAGGCAGGAAAGCTTGCAGAAGAGATCGCAGCTTTTCAGGGACATATAGGAGAAAGCGCAGACAGCCTTGTAGCATGGTTTAAAAAGGCTGATGAGGCAGAGCTTCTTTTGTCATCTATATATTCATATGCATCACTTGCTGCAGATCAGGACCTTGGCAACAATGAGAATCAGGCCAGAAAAGGTAAAGCAGTTGGTCTTCTTGTATCTATACAGAGTGCATCAGCTTTTGGTGATACAGAGATAATGGATATAGAAGATGATAAGCTTGATGCTTACTTTAAAGAGAATCAGGATCTTGAAGTTTATCGTCTTGCTATAGACCGTATAAGAAAAAAGAAAGAGCATATGCTCTCAGCAGCTGAAGAAAAGCTCCTTGCAGCAACAGGAGAGATGTCAGAAGGACCTTCTAACATTGGATCTATTTTTAGAAATGCAGATCTTAAATTCCCTAAGGTCAAAGATGGTAAGGGAGAAGAACATGACCTGACACAGGGCACCTATATCTCATACATGGAAAGTACAGATCGCGAATTCAGGAAGAATACCTTCAAGACTTTCTATGATACATGGAAGAGTCATGAATCTCTTTCTGCAACTATTCTTGATGCTCATTACAAGCAGCAGACATTCTATGCAAATGCAAGAAAGTATGAGAATAACCTTGAAGCAGCTCTTGACAGAACAGAAGTTCCTGTAAGCGTATACCATAATCTTATTGATACAGTACACAAACATATGGGATCAATGTATCGTTATATGGATCTTCGTAAGAAGCTTATGGGAGTTGATGAGCTTCATATGTACGACCTTTATAATTCTATCGTACCTGATGCTGAAGAGAAGATCACATATGAACAGGCTAAAGAAGCTGTATTTGAGGCGATCAAACCTCTTGGAGAAGATTATGCCAAGGTTGTGAAGACAGCTTATGATAACCGCTGGATTGATGTATACGAGAATGAAGGTAAGAGAAGCGGAGCATACTCTTCAGGCGGAGCAAGACCTCACCCTTATATACTTCTTAACCACAAGGATAATCTTAACAGTCAGTTCACACTTATTCATGAGACAGGTCATACAATGCACAGCTATCTGTCTATGAAGAATCAGCCGGTAGTATATTCAGATTA encodes:
- a CDS encoding tetratricopeptide repeat protein, which produces MRIQKIRLISKKLGQYSSALREESEQKLTISNSGRLWFTAYSGRDDEDQDYSAVRKLGASIGKELAVEILEYVNDVFYGRKEGKYISDDSGSFELIITDTKGNNYIYGGELSRNADRIISNLSVKLRELIPIDNLFLFDGGELQPGEKTSVRYCYCSVEPKGMTTNYFYISDFGLLQSGSFVEIPFGKKNTIMKGTVISSNYFEGEDVPFAVELTKHIIREISQDEFENTDELNDNLSREDQDDLDEVEELIENENYDGMYQWAFEHHERDDVQQIMAKVVQCYEECVRQNMPVAALNLGTLYYEGRYVRQDYQKAFELYKIAADAGEPRAISNLGYCYYYGRHQEVDYEKAYEYFLKGALLFDDANCLFKLGDMYLQGYHVEKNERYAYLMYERAMFECYGDDGRPDPIIPDIMQKMGQCYLYGIGISPDVPKALTLLNNALTGFYYRKKDDPNAVQLIAETKKCIEDAEKILDSEE
- a CDS encoding zinc ribbon domain-containing protein; the protein is MYCGKCGKIVADSAKFCPYCGELFNKNTEQNKTDNPGTSTEQVAAGSYQAMNAGNSKVTYQAQSTYQATGSYNAQNSYNTQNSYQSQNMYQNQYNQGYQQPGPQMQGGYGQEPPKKKKSHKGLVIGLATILVLTGVGGAGGYKYLQKTHEEAYQKAIEEAKQAYADKDYEKAVSSYQSALDIKGEDETAKLGLDESNAMLKIDSATKKLAGLSSYDATVNYEMSINVEDATDGRSYNLTQSSEMTASNITGEDGNTIAYVTGDLITSADDNGNESNQSYEIYITRSGSVETSYSYTESTGWGGELSTGATGGSSVVLGDIASLSYSFDKDKESDDYYVFTAANVNAEKCSFLTNFCSISDKATDAGSQKMDVSLYLSREDGKISKIEISYPNLSMADVNTYYCNYSGKSLSISLERLTYTVKITEWDSDETLSLPSDAVDALSIGGGLQTAVAFSTEPTEYLGINMVDTTFNDASFQVPASWTKYDSTSTAQDYLLNTDGTAYVSLAYIDKSYFRSNSDSKNMEAILESITDGVEVSEPVDVTIDGEDALRFGITASGSSASINGVIYVVPCGDGYMVIEYVMYSGVENIWQSQFNAFIDSIDV
- a CDS encoding cation diffusion facilitator family transporter produces the protein MIQFLAGICIKDHKNYNDANVRRQYGILCGAFGVVLNIILVVIKSVAALMAGSVSILADAANNLSDAQTSIVTIIGFKLASQKPDKKHPFGHGRIEYVAGLIVAFFIFGMAIELLRTSVKKILAPERTEFNLVIAGILIVSILIKLYMFVYNKDLGKKISSAVLVNNAKDSISDVVSTSVVLFSSFISNAFDISLDGYAGTLVACFIFYQAFEATRDTISPLLGEAPSEEMIKSIEQDVLQYDKILGVHDIVVHNYGPSMTMMSLHVEISSDGTLLEAHDLVDEIEQFLNNKYSCSSVIHVDPVDFHNEEVWLMREKIAGRIRALGPDIQFHDFRIIHHGVQKIIAFDIVVPFDYDASDDEVREFAKRSCMEMYPGYDTEVTVDKAEILR
- the gpmI gene encoding 2,3-bisphosphoglycerate-independent phosphoglycerate mutase gives rise to the protein MRGSKPTLLLILDGFGLNDNPEGNAIAMANTPNLDRLMKEYPYVKGNASGLAVGLPDGQMGNSEVGHMNMGAGRIVYQELTRITKSIEDGDFFENEALLDAVNNCKANDSALHMFGLVSDGGVHSHITHIYGLLELAKRNGLKKVYVHCFLDGRDTPPESGIDFVQQLEDKMKELGVGEIASLSGRYYAMDRDNNYDRVVIAYDALTKGEGQKASSAHEGMQQSYDNGKTDEFVVPTVIMKDGQPVATIKDNDSVVFFNFRPDRAREMTHCFCDDTFDKFDRGARLNTKFVCFTDYDPLIANKEIAFKKVLLTNTFGEWLANKGLKQARIAETEKYAHVTFFFNGGVEEPNQGEDRVLVNSPKDVPTYDLKPQMSAPEVCDKLLDAINSQNYDVIVCNFANPDMVGHTGVIPAAVKAVETVDECVGKIYDAIIKTGGTMFICADHGNADMMIDYETGEPWTAHTTNPVPFILVNYDPAYTLRENGCLADIIPTLIECMGEEQPAEMTGKSLLVKKD
- the pepF gene encoding oligoendopeptidase F, with the translated sequence MEEKKILKREEVPVEYTWNLEDLYKTPADWDKDYEKAGKLAEEIAAFQGHIGESADSLVAWFKKADEAELLLSSIYSYASLAADQDLGNNENQARKGKAVGLLVSIQSASAFGDTEIMDIEDDKLDAYFKENQDLEVYRLAIDRIRKKKEHMLSAAEEKLLAATGEMSEGPSNIGSIFRNADLKFPKVKDGKGEEHDLTQGTYISYMESTDREFRKNTFKTFYDTWKSHESLSATILDAHYKQQTFYANARKYENNLEAALDRTEVPVSVYHNLIDTVHKHMGSMYRYMDLRKKLMGVDELHMYDLYNSIVPDAEEKITYEQAKEAVFEAIKPLGEDYAKVVKTAYDNRWIDVYENEGKRSGAYSSGGARPHPYILLNHKDNLNSQFTLIHETGHTMHSYLSMKNQPVVYSDYVIFVAEVASTCNEVLMMKNLLTKTTDKKKRMYLLNYFMEQFRTTLYRQTMFAEFELKLNELVEQGNTLTADTLNKMYYDLNKLYYGENMVVDEEIASEWARIPHFFYNYYVYQYATGFSAAIALATKILKEGESAVKDYLKFLSSGSSTDPISLLKIAGVDMSTPAPIEEALDQFDALISEMEELA
- a CDS encoding NADAR family protein, translating into MKSDNLVCFYRENDAYGELSNWINAPFKYAGIQYQSSLQFIMLHKVMMFGQRQIGQKIMQETSPEEIKKLATKFEGYRDMLWDVTCEGVAYRGIRAKFQQNPQMAEKLLATGNKVIAFCSPLDQSWGTGISLSQPDAYEPAKWKGRNRLGRVLMDVRSWLRLSVLATGGILPYIDIKEGTTIPEFRMTPGELQMIPDFTRAIQTYILSLPDQHAKDTCLWSFEMGRLDANIASLPRVGLLEMKQEVFDNARLRSIVEQKTRPAGEEILPE
- a CDS encoding D-alanyl-D-alanine carboxypeptidase family protein, whose product is MGTDNRDNIHINSKNKNNYANESLLKQEMDSILKYETDEEEVIDEEELRLEEEHFKEYQARITKRINEMKEEHDRQIFHRNMIKAGAAVLAVVVVGVVAFNMIGTRILAPRSVDEAAAAEYSSGETQDVATNASTQTASAAEASTEPPVIEEKYVAVETADTREFGPEIVSTCGILMNADSLEIVSERNAYAKMYPASMTKVLTLLVAAENLTQEQLEDTFEITIEITDFSYSHGCSAAGFDVGEVVKVKDLLYALILPSGADGALGLAYYIAGSQEAFVDMMNAKLEDLGLADTAHFTNCIGIYDDDHYCTAYDMAIIMRAAMDNELCKEILSTHYYVTGGTEQHPDGIELSNWFLRRIEDNDEGINVVCGKTGFVNQSGSCAVSYAESENGEPYILCTGNSSSSWQCIGDQTILYADAMQDDNMTGYSVSAAESNSGGIDEE